The nucleotide window AAGGCCGGCATCCTCACCCGGCCGACGTTCCGGATGCCCGGCGCCCCGTACACCGGCTACCTCACCCTGGTCTTCCTCGCCACGGTGCTCGTGCTGATGGCCTTCGACTGGCCCGTCGGCACACTCACCATCAGCTCGCTCGGGCTCATCATCCCGGGGCTGGTCGTGGGCTGGTTCGCCTGCCGCGGCCGCATCCTCGAGATCGCGGCCGCCCGGCCGCCGCTGCCCACCGCGAAGCGCTAGCCGGTCCCCGGCCGGCCCCAACTGTTCCCCGTCCGGACTTCTGCGCCCGGCACGCCAGACGCAGAAGTCCGCTTCGGCAACAGTTGCGGCTGGCGGGCGCGGCGCGGGTCAGGCGCGGCGGCGGCGGATGACCAGGTCGCTGAGCAGCACGAGCGCCAGGGCCAGCAGCAGGATGCCCACGTAGACCAGCGGCACCGTGCCCAGCCCCACCTGGCCCAGCAGGAGGGCGCCGAGGAATGCACCCAGGCCGATGCCCATGTTGAACGCGGTGGTGTACACGGCACTGGCGGTATCGCGGATGCGCACAGAGGCGGTCTGCAGCAACCGGGTCTGCAGCAGCGGCGGGAAGGTGCCGAACGCCAAGCCCCAGACCAGCAGGGCGCCGATCGCGAGCGGCAGGGTGGCGGTGGAGAGGGCCAGCACGGTGACGCTGACGGCGCTCACCGACATCCCGAGCACCAGGCCCAGCTGCGGTCGCTTGCTGAACACAACCCCGCTGATGAACAGGCCGGCGGCACCCGCGATGCCGTAGGCGAAGAGCAACGGCGCCACGGCGTCGCTGCCCACACCCATGTTCTCGCTGAGGAACGGCGCGATGTAGGTGTAGAAGGTGTAGTGCCCGATCATGGTGATCGCCGTGATGACGCAGACCAGCGCGACCGCGGCGATGGTGGGGTCGCGGGGAAGCTTGGCCGGCAGGGTGAGGGTTCCGGTGGCGGTCGTCACGGCGGCCGGACGCCTCGCGCCGTAGTGCTCGACCTTGGGCAGGAACCGCCAGATCACCACGGCGCCGACGAGCATCAGCCCGGCCAGCACCACGAAGGAGAGCCGCCAGCCGAGCAGGTGGCCGAGGAAGGTGCCCAGTGGCACCCCGAAGACGAACGCGAGGGTGCCGCCGGCGATGGTGATCGACACCGCCCTGGCGATCTGGTCCTTGGGCACCAGGTGCGCCGAGTAGGCGCCGACGACGCCCCAGAACAGGCCGTGCGCCAGCCCGCCGATCACCCGGGAGATCACCACGAAGGTGTAGTCGGGGGCGAAAGCCGTGAGCACGTTGCTGAGCGCGAAGACTATGAGCACCATCACGATGAGGCCGTGCCTGGGCATCCGTTTGGTGAGCAGGGCCAGCGGCGTGCTGGTGAGCACGACGGTGAACGCGAACCAGGACACGAGCAGGCCGACGTCGGACTGGCTGACGCCCAGGGAGTCGCTCATCTCCGGCAGCAGGCCGGTGGGCAGCATCTCGGAGGTGACCGAGAGGAAGACGGCGGCAGAGAGGGCGATCAGGCCGATCCAGGGGAACGGACCCGGCGGGGTGGTATCGGGGCGAGGCGCGGCGGTTGACGGCAGCGAGATGGGCGCGGTGAATGACATGGGTGCTGTGGCTCACAGACAGGGGCCCGCTCGCCCGGAGTGCCAGCGGCTGTCACGGCTGGTTGTGCGGGGGTGTTCGAGCGGTGCGCGCCGACGTGCGCGCCCGGGGCCGCGCGAAAATCCGCCGACCAGGGACCAGCCTAGCCGGATACCTGCTCGAGTGAGGGGTATGCCCAGCGCAACCAGCCGATCGGCAGCCCGCTGTGCTCGGCGAGGGCCTGATGGGTGGGCGCCCGCCCGCCTAACCGGCCGCGGAGTTCCTGCAGCCCGGCGACCACCGCGGCCTCCCGGCGCGCCTGCCGCTCGCTGCGCCGCAGCCCGGGTTCCCGTTTGGGCGCGGGGGTCTGGCGGGGATCGGCGGTCTGTTTCCAGTGCACAGACAGCTCAGGCCGCGGCGCTGGCCCCGGCGGCGTACCAGTCGCGGGTGTTTTGCACGTCCACGGCGAGCTGGTCGACGAGGGCCGGGGTGTCGACGAACGCCACCTCGGCGCGCAGGAAGAGGCGCAACTCCACGTTCAGCTCCTGCCCGTACAGGTCGCCGGCGAAGTCCAGCAGGTGGGCTTCGAGCAGCGGATGGCCGGCGTCGCCGTAGTAGGTCGGCCGGGTGCCCACCGAGATCGCGGCCAGCACACCCTCTGCGGGCAGCGCGTCGCCGCGCACGATGCCGGCCCAGATGCCGGAGTGCGCCAGGAGGTCCGGTACCTCGATGTTCGCGGTGGGAAACCCGATCACCCGTCCCCAGGCGTTGCCGTGGATGACGGTTCCGGTGATCGTCGTCGGCCGAGTGTCGGTGGCCCGCAAGCATCCGTCTGTCATGTGTTTCTGCCTTCCACGTCGGGGTCTCGGCAGCGATCCTGCCGACTGCTATCTCAGCATCCGCGAGTTTCGGTCACGAAACCATTTGATTGCCGGTTTGTTGCGCCGGTTTACGCTCCCCGGATCCGGCTCGGGGCGGGGCAAGGCCGCCCACAACGCCGTCGCACACGAGCGGGTGCGGCGGGGCCGGTACTCTGGTGCCATGAACACCAGCTCCTCGATGCCCGCCCACCATCACCACCTGGTCGTCACCCTGGTCTGCCCCGACCAGCCCGGCATCGTGCACGCCGTCAGCGGCGCCATCGTTGAATCCCGCGGCAACATCACCGAGAGCCAACAGTTCTCCAGCGCCGACACCGGTCGCTTCTTCATTCGCCTGCAGGTGGAATCGCCCGCGAACCGGGAGGAGCTGCAGGCCGCTCTCGCCCCGATCATCGAGCGGTACGCGATGGCTTCCGTCATCGACGTCGTCGGCCGCCCGTTGCGCACCCTGGTGCTCGCGTCCACGGCCGGGCACTGCGTGAACGACCTCCTGTTCCGCCAGCGCGGCGGACAGCTGGCCGTCGAGGTTCCCCTGGTGCTCAGCAACCACGGCACCCTGCGCGACCTGGTCGGCTTCTACGGGGTGCCGTTCGAGGCGCTGCCCATCACGGATGCCGCCAGCAAGGCCGCGTTCGAGGCGCGCGTGGTCGAGGCCGTGGAAGAGAACGACATCGAGCTCGTGGTGCTGGCCCGGTACATGCAGATCCTCTCCCCCGAACTCTGCGCCTACCTGGAGGGTCGGGCGATCAACATCCACCACTCCTTCCTGCCCGGCTTCAAGGGCGCCAACCCGTACAAGCAGGCGCATGCCCGCGGTGTGAAGCTCATCGGCGCCACGGCGCACTTCGTCACGAGCGACCTGGACGAAGGCCCGATCATCGAGCAGAACGTGGTGCGTGTCGACCATTCCCGCACACCGGCGGAGCTCGTCGCGATCGGTCAGGACGAGGAGAGCCGCACCCTCACTCAGGCCGTGAAGTGGTTCGCCGAGAACCGGGTGCTGCTCGACGGAGCGCGCACCATCATCTTCAAGTAGCCCGGTCGGTAGGATTGCTGGGTGAACGACACCCGCCCCACCCCTGTCATCGGCGCCAACGACATCCTGCGTTTTGTGCTCGAACTGTTCGCCTTTGTGAGCCTGGCGCTCTGGGGGTTCCTGGCGTGGCCGCTGCCGTGGCCGGGCATCCTGGTGGGCATCCTCGCGCCGGCGTTCGCGATCGTGGTGTGGGCCCTGTTCCGCTCCCCCAAGGCCGTGTTCAGGCTCGACCCGTTCGGCAAGGCGATCGTGGAGATCTTCGTGTTCGGGGCGGCCGCCCTGGCCTGGTGGGACCTCGGCCAGCCGATCGTGGCCGGCGTCTTCGCCGTGATCGCCACGGTCAGCGGCGTCATCTCCGGCCGCAAGGAGATCGGCGCCTGACCCGGCCTTCCTCCCGCCCTCGGAGTGGGCCGGAGGACAGCTCAGCGGTCGAGGGGCTCGGTGACCGGGGGCTGCGCGGCGGGCTTCGCCGGCAGGCCGGCAGGCATCCGGGTGGCGTAGAGCGAGGTGGCCACGAAGAGTAGGCCACCGAGCAGGAACGCAGCCGGGTACGACACCGTGTCGGCGAGCAGGCCGGCCACGAGCGGGCCGACGATGGCGCCGAAGTCGGAGAACATCGAGAAGATCGCCACCGGGCGGCCTCCCGCGGTGCCGGCCACGTCGCCGACGGATGCCGCCGGCGCGGTGCCCATGAACGCCGCGGCAACGCCGTAGACGCAGAGCAGCACCGTGAGCAGCACGATGTTCGGGGCGAACGGGATCGCCGTGATCGTGACCGCCGCCACCAGGAACGCCCCGATGATGGCGGGTTTGCGGCCGACGGTGTCGACGAACCTGGATGCCGGCGCGAGAGCGAGGGCCTGGGCGACGGCGGCGATCGCGAAGGCGATGCCGGTCCAGGAACTCGGGCCCTTGAGAACCTCGACGACCAGCACCGGCACGAGGGCGCCGCGCACCCCGAACGACGACCAGCCCTGCGAGAAGTTCGCCAGGCAGGCGGCGCGGAACCGGCTGTCGCGCAAAACCGTGCGAAGCGGCAGCAACGGGGTCGGGGCGCCCGTCGGGCCGGAGCCCGCACGAATGGCCGGCTGCAGCATCACCAGGCCGATCAGGCCGGCCACGGCGAGGGTGCCGGCGTAGAAGAAGAACGGCGCGGTCAGCGAGATGGTGGCGAGCAGGCCGCCGAGCGCCGGCCCGGCCATGCCGCCGATGAGGAAGCCGCCCTGGTAGAAGCCCACGGCGCGGCCGCGGATGCCCGGAGCGGTGGTGCGTAGCAGCAGCGTCATCGCGGCGACCGAGAACATCGCGGAGCCGATGCCGCCGGCGCCGCGCAGCAGCAACAGCTGCGGGTAGCTGCCGGCGATGCCGACCAGGCCGCTGGAGACGGCGACGATGCCTATGCCCACCGCCAGGACGGTGCGTTCGCCGGCCCAGTCGATGAGCTTGCCGCAGACCGGGCTGGCGATGAAACGCATCAGAGCGAACGCCGACACCACGGCGCCGATCTCCAGGTTGCCCACGCCGAAGCTCTTGACGTAGACCGGCAGCACGGGAACCACCACGCCGAAGCCCACCATGACGAAGAAGGCGATGACTCCGAGAACGTACACGTCCCGGCCGAGCCGCGGTTCGTCGGCCGATCGGAGGCGGGTGGACCCGAACGGGAAACGGAGGCGGCGCATCCCTCCAGAATATGCCGTCTGGGTGGCCGGCCCCGCCGGGCGGCGTCGGCTGCGGGCGCCTCCGTCGGCATCCGGCAACGACGGCTGGGTGTACCCGCTCAGCGGCTGGGCACCGGCTGGGTGGCCGCCGGCACCCGCGCGGCCACACCGCGGGCGCGCACATCGCGGCGCCCGCCGATGGCCCGCAGCGCGTTCAGGATCGTGGCCAGGTCGACGAGCTCCTGCAGCAGGGCGCCGACCGTGGCGGGGATCAGCCCGAACGCGGCGACGAGCATCAGACCGACGCTCAGGGCGATGCCCAGCCAGATGCTCTGCAGGGCGATGCGCACGGTGTCCCGGCCGATGCCCACGGCCCGGGCGGCGCGGGACAGGTCATCGAGCAGGATCACCGCATCCGCCGACTCGCTGGCCGCCGTGGCTCCCTTCGCGCCCATGGCGATGCCCACATCGGCAACCGCCAGCACCGGGGCGTCGTTGACGCCGTCGCCGACCATGATCACCGGGCGTTCCCGGATGGCGCGCACGGCGTCGACCTTGTCGGCGGGCAGGCAGTCGGCGCGCACCCTGGTGATGCCCACAAGCCGGGCGATGTGGTTGGCGGTCGGCCGGGCGTCGCCGGTGAGCATCACCGATTCGTGTACGCCGAGCCGGTCCAGGGCCTGCACGGTGGCGCGGGCGTTGTCGCGCACCTGGTCACCGGCCACGATGCAGCCGG belongs to Cryobacterium sp. SO2 and includes:
- the purU gene encoding formyltetrahydrofolate deformylase; the protein is MPAHHHHLVVTLVCPDQPGIVHAVSGAIVESRGNITESQQFSSADTGRFFIRLQVESPANREELQAALAPIIERYAMASVIDVVGRPLRTLVLASTAGHCVNDLLFRQRGGQLAVEVPLVLSNHGTLRDLVGFYGVPFEALPITDAASKAAFEARVVEAVEENDIELVVLARYMQILSPELCAYLEGRAINIHHSFLPGFKGANPYKQAHARGVKLIGATAHFVTSDLDEGPIIEQNVVRVDHSRTPAELVAIGQDEESRTLTQAVKWFAENRVLLDGARTIIFK
- a CDS encoding MFS transporter, whose product is MRRLRFPFGSTRLRSADEPRLGRDVYVLGVIAFFVMVGFGVVVPVLPVYVKSFGVGNLEIGAVVSAFALMRFIASPVCGKLIDWAGERTVLAVGIGIVAVSSGLVGIAGSYPQLLLLRGAGGIGSAMFSVAAMTLLLRTTAPGIRGRAVGFYQGGFLIGGMAGPALGGLLATISLTAPFFFYAGTLAVAGLIGLVMLQPAIRAGSGPTGAPTPLLPLRTVLRDSRFRAACLANFSQGWSSFGVRGALVPVLVVEVLKGPSSWTGIAFAIAAVAQALALAPASRFVDTVGRKPAIIGAFLVAAVTITAIPFAPNIVLLTVLLCVYGVAAAFMGTAPAASVGDVAGTAGGRPVAIFSMFSDFGAIVGPLVAGLLADTVSYPAAFLLGGLLFVATSLYATRMPAGLPAKPAAQPPVTEPLDR
- a CDS encoding YrdB family protein; the protein is MNDTRPTPVIGANDILRFVLELFAFVSLALWGFLAWPLPWPGILVGILAPAFAIVVWALFRSPKAVFRLDPFGKAIVEIFVFGAAALAWWDLGQPIVAGVFAVIATVSGVISGRKEIGA
- a CDS encoding riboflavin kinase; translation: MTDGCLRATDTRPTTITGTVIHGNAWGRVIGFPTANIEVPDLLAHSGIWAGIVRGDALPAEGVLAAISVGTRPTYYGDAGHPLLEAHLLDFAGDLYGQELNVELRLFLRAEVAFVDTPALVDQLAVDVQNTRDWYAAGASAAA
- a CDS encoding MFS transporter gives rise to the protein MSFTAPISLPSTAAPRPDTTPPGPFPWIGLIALSAAVFLSVTSEMLPTGLLPEMSDSLGVSQSDVGLLVSWFAFTVVLTSTPLALLTKRMPRHGLIVMVLIVFALSNVLTAFAPDYTFVVISRVIGGLAHGLFWGVVGAYSAHLVPKDQIARAVSITIAGGTLAFVFGVPLGTFLGHLLGWRLSFVVLAGLMLVGAVVIWRFLPKVEHYGARRPAAVTTATGTLTLPAKLPRDPTIAAVALVCVITAITMIGHYTFYTYIAPFLSENMGVGSDAVAPLLFAYGIAGAAGLFISGVVFSKRPQLGLVLGMSVSAVSVTVLALSTATLPLAIGALLVWGLAFGTFPPLLQTRLLQTASVRIRDTASAVYTTAFNMGIGLGAFLGALLLGQVGLGTVPLVYVGILLLALALVLLSDLVIRRRRA